From a region of the Gossypium raimondii isolate GPD5lz chromosome 10, ASM2569854v1, whole genome shotgun sequence genome:
- the LOC105778321 gene encoding cytochrome P450 77A4: protein MKMELIDIFIIGLALIFIRFWWRYWSVTGGGPKNLPPGPPGWPLVGNLIQVILQRRHFIFIIRELRKKYGPIFTMQMGQRTMVIVTDSKLIHEALVQRGPDFASRPPDSPIRLLFSVGKCAINSAEYGPLWRTLRKNFVTELITPTRVKQCSWIRKWAIENHMKRIKREAFENGFLEVMSNCRLTVCSILICLCFGAKISEERIKTIESILKDVMMITSPQLPDFLPVLTPLFRRQMKEAKALRKKQLECLVPLIKNRRAFVEKGENPNQEMVSPIGAAYVDSLFGLEPPTRGPLGDEEYVTLCSEAISAGTDTSATTVEWAMLHLVMNQEIQEKLYQEIIDCVGKDGEIKEEDVEKMPYLEAIVKETFRRHPPGHFLLSHAATKDTELAGYTIPAGVYVEIYTAWITEDPDIWSDPSEFRPERFLHGDGVGVDVTGTRAVKMLPFGAGRRICPAWNLGILHINLLIAKMVQAFKWLPVPDAPPDPAETYAFTVVMKNPLKAVILPRV, encoded by the coding sequence atgaaaatggagttGATTGACATTTTCATTATTGGTTTAGCACTTATCTTCATCCGTTTCTGGTGGCGCTACTGGTCAGTCACCGGCGGCGGACCAAAGAACCTCCCACCTGGACCACCTGGTTGGCCACTTGTCGGAAACTTAATCCAAGTCATCCTCCAACGTCGACATTTCATCTTCATAATACGTGAGTTACGTAAAAAATATGGTCCGATTTTCACCATGCAAATGGGGCAACGCACGATGGTGATCGTCACGGATTCCAAGCTCATTCATGAAGCGTTAGTTCAAAGAGGGCCGGACTTCGCTTCCCGGCCGCCGGACTCTCCGATTCGGCTCTTGTTCAGCGTCGGGAAATGTGCCATCAACTCGGCTGAGTACGGACCGCTCTGGCGAACCTTGAGGAAGAACTTCGTCACTGAGCTGATAACACCGACGAGGGTAAAACAGTGCAGTTGGATACGAAAATGGGCGATTGAAAATCATATGAAAAGGATCAAAAGAGAAGCGTTTGAGAATGGGTTTTTGGAAGTGATGAGTAATTGCAGACTCACTGTATgtagtattttaatttgtttatgttttggtgcTAAAATCTCTGAAGAAAGGATTAAAACAATTGAAAGTATACTCAAAGATGTAATGATGATAACATCGCCACAGTTGCCGGATTTCTTGCCGGTACTTACACCGTTGTTTCGCCGGCAAATGAAAGAAGCTAAAGCTTTAAGGAAGAAACAATTAGAGTGCTTGGTTCCATTGATAAAGAACCGAAGAGCTTTTGTGGAGAAAGGTGAAAACCCTAACCAAGAAATGGTGAGTCCAATCGGTGCTGCATATGTAGACTCACTCTTTGGACTCGAGCCACCGACCCGAGGTCCGTTAGGTGATGAAGAGTACGTGACTCTTTGTTCGGAGGCGATCAGTGCCGGTACCGATACTAGCGCCACGACCGTTGAATGGGCTATGCTTCACTTGGTAATGAATCAAGAAATTCAGGAAAAACTGTACCAAGAAATCATTGATTGCGTAGGTAAAGATGGAGAAATCAAAGAAGAAGACGTGGAGAAAATGCCGTATCTCGAAGCTATCGTTAAAGAAACTTTCCGGCGACACCCACCGGGTCATTTCCTTCTATCTCATGCAGCTACAAAAGATACTGAGCTCGCCGGTTACACGATTCCGGCAGGTGTTTACGTGGAGATTTACACTGCATGGATTACTGAGGATCCGGATATTTGGTCGGACCCGAGCGAGTTCCGCCCCGAGAGGTTCTTGCACGGCGATGGGGTCGGCGTGGACGTGACTGGTACTCGGGCGGTGAAGATGCTGCCGTTCGGAGCGGGGAGACGGATTTGTCCAGCTTGGAACTTGGGCATTTTGCACATAAATTTGTTGATTGCAAAGATGGTTCAAGCTTTCAAGTGGTTGCCGGTACCGGATGCTCCGCCGGACCCTGCCGAGACTTATGCATTCACCGTCGTGATGAAGAACCCTCTCAAGGCCGTCATCTTGCCCCGAGTATAA